In the genome of Sander lucioperca isolate FBNREF2018 chromosome 18, SLUC_FBN_1.2, whole genome shotgun sequence, the window tttAACAGCGTCTACAGGTCGGGTAACGTAATGGTAGCtaacacattttgaaaaatggCATCAAACCTGAGGAAAATAAGTTCTATATAGCGTTAATGTGAGTAACGTTAACTAGAAAAGTACTGAGTCTCGCAAATGTTTAAAACGATAACGTTACACAGCATACGGCCTGCAAAGCATAACGTTAGCAGTCGAGACATGCGGCTGCCCCCTTGTCATGCTAATTTAACTATCGCTATTGAAATATTGACTAACGTTACCAGTAAACATTATATAATGACTACTAAGTTTGTCATGACACTGAGTTAGcttccgattcgcagcttctgattcggcagttaagggaaacgtagctagctaacgttaccgttaCATTGCCGATGAACCATTTTTTGCACCTTTATACTGTTGTTGAAGTGTGTTAGACATCTTAGGCAAAGCATTAAAGCGGTCTGATACCCACTTtgcgatttgtgaaagctttattctatttatgaaaatacaaaaaagggagatttaaatgatttttttttcacatgtagctaacgttagaccaaTTATACCTACTACTACCTAGATATATTCAGAAAGGCTAAAGATTAGTTTCTGATTTTGACGAGTCTAGGTGTAGTGTtttttatgtgaaaaaaaatctcccgtttttgcattttcacaaataaaataaaactaacaaATCTCAAAGTAGGTTTCACACAGCTTTAATGCTTCACTTAAAATGTGGTATAAGGTGCAAAAAACTGAGAAGTAGTCGCTCAGCAATGTAAGGTTATGTTTCCCCTAGTCTACagtatatccttgacgttccacttccgggattgctccgttgtcgctggaaaatccgccggatttcactcatttaggccggatatccgttgccttgggctatCTTTGTATTAGCATTTTCTCAGATCtgtgcagggtaaatccagacagctagctagactatctgtccaatctgagttttctgttgcatgactaaaaaaacttttaaacgtacacatgttccaccaaaacaagttccttcctgagcctgttttgcagcggcaccgcggcttttctctggtgcttagcaccgcccaagacgatcgtgattggtttaaagaaatgccaataaaccagagcacgttttcctcccatccccaaatgctgtgtggagtagccagaccctcctccagggcgctttggaggagggtctggcaaagcgagacggTTTCCCCGATCGCGGCGAATCGGAAGCTAACTCCAGCGTTGTCTACTAGTCAATATTTAATAGTTGTAATGTTCAGCTTTGTATCCGTATCTAGTAATTTAGGACCAGTCAAGACTATTTCAAGCTAAGTTACATACAAACGTGTATTCAGCtaatgtatgttgttttcatagttttgctgtttttttttgttttgtttttgtacctTTTGGTTTATTACAGAAACCAACATGCCTTATCACCCTTGTTTGTTCTTTGTTAAGGTTGAGgttggaagaaagaaaaaggcgGAAGACGTTTCAGATGTGAAGTTGTTATTGTTTGGCGCTGCTGGTGTTGATGCATGCTAATATATTGGATGCTGAAAAGAAGCGATCAAGATCTGTCCCCACTACTAGTGTTGTAATGGCAGATGGTAAAtgggggaagaggaggaaaaagaagTCATAATGTCAAACtgaagaaagaagaaatgaaGGGTTGTTTTGAAGTAATGAAGTTAAAGAAGTAATGAAGTTAAGATCAGAAGGTTACCAGGGTATGAGTAATTTCCTAACAGCCTGCTATGGTACTATATTTCATCCTGTTTCTTTTAAGCATGCACGATTGTTTTCCTCTCTATCAGAAACATCACTGGTCAATCCCTCCATACCTTTTTTTAGGTTTACTTTTTGTACAATCTGTCTTTAAGCTAATTTACTTAATCTCTAATTTAAACAGTTGTTGCAATGTATGACTTTATCAAATTCCTAAATGTGTAGTTTAAACGTGGTAAATGCCAAAATGTGGTGAATTCTTTCTGAAGGGGGCATGTAGAGGGCAACGCTGTCACCTTCTTGCCCTTCAAGCACACACTTGGCTTTAGGGTGTTTCTAATGTCTGTGTCTGGTCTGTCCAGGACTCGCGGCCTGGCTCGAGGAGTGCATCCCCTCAGGGCTCGGCAAAATCCACCAGCCGCTCACCTGCACACTCAAAAGATGGCTCCCGCCGCTCCAGGTCCAGATCCCGGTCTCGATCCAAATCCAAATCCAGGTAAAAtgggtttatttatttattttgtgcatATGGAGATGGTGTTTTCGATGTTAGGTTGTGACATGTGGACTTTAAAACTACATTTCTGAAGCTTGGGTGCATGTGACACAAGTAAATTACATGCTCAAGAGTTAACGTCTATTCCCAGGTCCCGTTCCCATCGCAGCTCACGGAGGCACTACTCCCGCTCTCGTTCCCGCTCCCACCGACGCCGCTCTAGGAGCCGATCTCGTAGCTGGGAGTACCGCCGGCATAGGAGCCATAGCCGTTCCCCCATGTCAAATCGTCGCAGACACATTGGCAACAGGGTATATATTAAGGGCTTCCTCTACATGCTTTGCTGTCAGGTTTCCATGTGCTTTTTAAAGTTTGTGAATTTGAAATTATAATGAGTGGGTTACCTTTTCAAAATACTTGTTCTAAATAAACTTAATGGACTCATTAGTGGGTTTCAGAGTCTAGATTTAACAATGTTATGTTGACTTCATGATTTTACAGCTGAGATCATGCgtaaaaaccttttttatgGTCTCAAATCATTAGGAATTTCATGTCTTGTAAACATGTCTTGTCAGATAGACCTGGGTATCAGTAAAGCAAGATTTATTGCAGTGATGTGGCAGGTCAGTAGCTCACAATATGTTTTACACTCCTCTCTTTACTCTTACAGGCCAATCCAGACCCCAACAACTGTCTGGGTGTGTTTGGACTGAGTCTGTACACCACTGAGAGGGACCTGAGGGAGGTTTTCTCAAAATACGGCCCTTTGAGTGCTGTCAACATTGTGTATGACCAGCAGTCTCGTCGCTCAAGAGGCTTTGCCTTTGTCTACTTTGAAACCTCTGAGGACTCCAAGGAGGTATGGAGGATAAGACAGGCATATGACGCTTTTATAATGTGGACTCCTTACCACCAATTACACAGCACATCATTTTTATTACAAGTACTTAGATAGTTTGGGATTTTCACCATTAAGTAAGCAGTTTTTGGCTCTGGTAATGTGTGATGGAGGTTTGtcgtactttttttttatggacAGTGGATTGTGTAAATGAGAGACAGAAAGCGTGAATACTAACGGACAGAGAAGTAAAAGTGTATGTAACTACAGTCCAGACTGAAGTCTCAGCTAGTAGTGACAGCCATCATATAAATGGTTTATGTGCGTGTTGAGTATGCGTTCAATAGACCACGTCTTACATACGTCTCAATATGGGGCGTTTGTCTGAATTCTCTGCAATGCATTGGGTTCAGGGCAAATGTTAAACATGCAACagactcttttcttttcttactagattaaaaaaaaagttgacttCTAACTATGTTGTGGGTTTTAGGCCAAGGAGCGTGCTAACGGGATGGAGCTTGATGGGCGCAGGATCCGAGTGGATTTCTCCATCACAAAACGAGCCCATACACCCACTCCTGGAATCTACATGGGACGTCCCACTTAGTGAGTATTTCTTAACCAGGCAGCTGTTATTACAGTTGGGAGTTGGGACATTTACCGGAAGCTAGTgtttgtgtatgcgtgtgtggtATTTTCCAAGTTGTCACAAACCTTTTATTCTGTGTGATTTTtacagtggtggtggtggtggtggtgggggtggtagtagtagcagcagtggTGGTTCATCGCGGCGTGCCTCGAGGGACTGTGACAGGGGCTACGACAGAGGTTATGACAGAGGTTATGATCGTGACTATGATCGCTATGACGACCGAGATTACAAATCATGCAGGTGAGTTTGGGTTTTTCCCCAGTAGCCTGTTTGGCACAATAATCTATTGATTAGTATAATGGTTGCTTGAgaatcataaaataaaatgtggagTAAAATCCAGCTTTTTAGGATTTTATGACTCAAATGAATCTAGTTTATTAAGTAATCCTAATGATGTGTAAAATGAAAggcttgaattttttttttttttttttttttgtattttccccTACAGGCGCAGATCTCCATCTCCTTACTATAGCAGAGGGTACCGCTCAAGATCCCGATCTCGCTCCTACTCGCCACGTATGTATAAACCACATTTCTATCATTAGACCGCAGGAATTAGAATATTGACCGTTTTTATGAAATTCTGAAAGTTAGGTAATCTTCACACATACTTTGTCACTGTAACCTTTAGATTATCCACACAACTCTAACATGAATACCCTGTCCTTTTTTCCACAGGTCACTACTGAGCAGTGAGTGAAGAGTCGCCAACCGTTTCAGTTTTattgttcagattttttttgttttttggatcAGATTATCTATGGAATATGTATTCTGGATTTGTTAATGTATTGAAGGTTTAAGAAGTGGTCCTAAAGATGCGGTCTGTCTTGAGCACCACAATGTCAGTGGTGACCTGTTTTTATGTAGGCAGAATTTTCTGTGGCTGTTATATTATAATTTCTCCTTTTGCTCTCTGTAGGTGGTTTATTAATATTAAACTCAAGATCCCAgtttaaacatattttgttttaaataccATGTTTCTTATTagtgttgtgtttttctggcGTTAAGTACTTTTTGGGGGTGTTGTACATAAACAATAACATATATTACTTGGGTCATTTGCTTTGTTGTTCAGTAACCGTGTGTAGTGTACTGTAATACCACACTGCCCAGTGGTTTTAGAGGCAGGAATATTAGCGGTATTGGTACCATTAAGTCCCATCAAACATTTTGAATGAATTGGTGTTTTTTACttgacacaaataaaaaaatattcctGCTTGGGCTTCATGCATGCACCCTCATTCGACAGCAGTGATCTTCCATAATGAAGCCCGGTTGTGTCAGTTTGAATGAGTTTTTGGTTGAAGTTGTTAACCGTATTAAGCATTTTTAAATTCAATGAAATGTATTCTGTAACAATTCTGTTACGTActagtaaataaaatattttgggAATAGAAATCCCTGCATAAATCAGGCTACCCATGGGCTGTCTGTAATGCTGTGTTAACGTCCCATAGGACAGCTTGCTTTTACCTAACAGCGAAGTGGGAGTGTTATGTTTTGactgcagtttgacagttttTGTGCTAAGATAGGAGTTTTGTTTTAGTAACCACCAGACTTTTGTTACAACATAAGAGTAAATGCTGTGTAATTAAAtggaaatataaaatataatgtggAGTAGTTATATGAAAGTTTGTCACTGCCAACCATTGATATTGATATTAACCTTTGTTAATATTGCCGGGCCCTGTAGGTATAGGATTAGCACTTGCTTGCCCAGGCTTTGACTAAGGGCCTATTTTGGTTAACCAACCTGTTACTGAAATAGGGATTACTGTACTGAAAAGATTGTGCTCCTTCGTCCTTCGAATTGAGTCGCTCAACAAGGGCCCTCAGTCTTGAATAGGTTCATGGTTCTTTATTTGTTATGTGCTCAACGATAACAAGTAGTTGTTGACAGTAAGCCTCAGGCACCTCCAATAGTGCACATTAAATAATTAGAGAAAATCACAAGTAAAAGCAAACTCTGAatctaagacaaaaaaaaaaaaactaatttgtgtAGACAACGTTGCAAATGAATAAAactgaatataaaaaataatgtatttgcATAATGATAAGTCATATTAAAATAAAGTGACGTGTTGAGCTCGGAGCTTAACAGTTCAAAAATCTTATGGTCTGTGGGATGGAGCTGTCCCTGAGCCTGGTGGTGCCGGACCAGATCCTGCGGTCTGCCGGACGGTTTGTGGCTGGGGTGATTTGCGTCTTAGACTATACAgtagtctgtctctctgacctctgGCACAGACAGTTGTTCTCTCTTGGACAGCAAGCCAGGCATGTAAACATCACAGTGCACATAAAGTCCTTACTAATTCTTTGGTTGTATGCAGTAGTAGCTACAGTGCCtgttcaaaatgtgcctgtttggaacgggttATTGTTGCTTGTAGCATTCTCCgcaaccaaattgtaccccaaaattacttataGAAGgacccaaaccacttaatatgcaactcggCTGTATAGCCTATACCACTGACTAGtgtacttctacatcagagagacattgtactactacatttcCCTAACGAAGAACATTGCAgactcacaaaatatcacaataaaaatgtggagtaatcactATCAGGCAGTGGCCTCATGGCCTCATGGCAGTGCTCTACCCATCCGGCCctttatgagagctaatcagcaaaaagctgcgttaatcaaccaccagaaccggatcGATTACAGAGACGGACTCGGccggtgttgcaccgaaatctgtgacccgtcgtgatctgtgtccctcctgttaaaagcgtAGCGCCCCCTTCCGTGGTTACGGTTAGGGACAGGGGTTTGGTCgggtttggttcaggttgaggtagggggacaccgatctcgatgggtcacagatttcggtgtaacaccgaCACTGGACTGTGGCTGTTTCCCAATaccaagaatgcaaagaacagacttgtgttcttggggagaacgttcttgctagttgtacctggaagaatgaacttgcaagttcacaagcacagaaaacactgttaagagtttgagacgatgcgtacttcctgttattgctccacccccccagcacagaggctaccagcagggctccaaaataacagctagaaataaaaaccacaacaatataaccactttatattaaaacaatctccggacaagaaaacctcacaatgttacaactattgcaataatattgaacaATAAAtcttattgagctttaattttattgtttatggtttagctcaaacactccttacttattcaaaagagtggaacgtgatgcctactattattagtgtataagtttaagtcagtttaaattaaaaaataagtaggcatatgcactggtgtgtcctatgtgttcatgttcatgatcgtgatcatttctatattattgtagtgcactgtatatgcccagggagatggaaattagctattcaaattataaaggttggtgtctcccctttagtctacataacatgtcagcatgttaccactttatgtacaactgttaatttattATACCGACTGAAACTCAAtcttctaataaatcagaaaacaaatacaccaaaaaaaaactaaatctatatatacgtaaatgtatagcctatggcataatttaaacaagtctcccgaaaatAAACGCGTATATCTCTCtcccccgtgtgtgtgtgtgtgtgtgtgtgtgtgtgtgtgtgtgtgtgtgtgtgtgtgtgtgtgtgtgcgtgtgtgtgcgtgcgtgtgtgcgtgcgtgtgtgtgtgcttgtggagtttaactctgaaaagacagttaaccacaggttcccattaatcttatgatggacatgtgttgtgatatttaaacaaacgatccgtcaacggcgaaataaaagcctcttatttacgggaccggtctaaaagacctccggcttccagcggggtctctgagcgcGACtatccgagcgacgagctagcggccccgTCAGGCGCAAGCTGGCGGCCGCCTCACTTCACGGAGCTCCGAAAACTCCGAAAAccttggagcaaattgtcaattcggcatagattttcgcaagactgcctatattcgaaatctaaaccgtatatttctcgcctaaaatgtggTCGGAAGTTAATTTGGTGATGAATAACATGGCGAAAactgttaaaattgtcccgtttttgggctgtctatgtaccggaaacccgaccatcattgaatgccgaaatgaatgttgggatacggttgcagcgaagttcatacaagttaccaaccaatgcatcctcggtaaaatgggcgtgtcaagaacatttccgggaatcttaactgttcttggtgaaatgcgaacttgtgtattgggacagtacttgggcaacacgagatgacgtttcacagggacacaagaacacaagtcaatagaagaacacagattgagaaacggcctgtgagtgtgtgtgcgcgcagaaagagagacagagggcgGAAAGAAAAGGTGAAAGGCAATGCGAATTAATttttagtgttgtcttttagTGTTTTTCGTTACAATATTGCATGTTGATATCGCCACAGTGAATGATGCTTGTTAGAGATCTGCTTACTGCTGTGATCGACAAACATGCCCCAAACAAAAAGATACGCATAATAAAGTCGTGGATTTGTGGTTAAAAGACTGGAAGGATAGGATCCCTGCATGGCTCCAAATTGAAAAGGTTACAAGCAGCCCACACTCACTCCCTGCTTTACTCTGCGCACCCCTACTCATAGgcggagtttgacattcgagccaggggggggcaaaaaaaaaaaaaaaaaaactcattgtagaagctgagacctggcctaccccttggggaacacagcacgagcacatatggacaaaacaaacatgctaaataaatatagggtatatgtttatttttaaagaagattttaaattacattctaacaatttaacaattcgcccttatgaaatccaatcgcggcacggctgtcttggaatgcaatagacagatgtggcggaatgccccgacacttaaattcaactaaaatgtaaccgtgaacaatcagtgttggacctccagtctgttgagatgtctctccaaacgcagaaaccaagcgcagtcacaccataaaacgttaagacacgttgagaaaaaagatccgtattttgccgtaatccaatgacacgaagaaaagtaatccacagcgatcagtagatccacgccgtttaaacaatgtggaataaaacgtataaaagtccaaatctacacaaaacgcgcaatcaattagtaagctgacagcaaatttatataggctacatggcatttaggcaaactttattgcaacgttggcacggtaagatgtccagactagtgcaacattcattttcattttttgcatCCTGCATATGCGTCAACAACAGTctcaggtgagagccagagccctgaaaaaatattttttttactaaagcagtaggcctagcctatatgaaatcaga includes:
- the LOC116057566 gene encoding transformer-2 protein homolog alpha-like isoform X5, whose product is MSDNEKDFREQVEVGRKKKAEDVSDDSRPGSRSASPQGSAKSTSRSPAHSKDGSRRSRSRSRSRSKSKSRSRSHRSSRRHYSRSRSRSHRRRSRSRSRSWEYRRHRSHSRSPMSNRRRHIGNRANPDPNNCLGVFGLSLYTTERDLREVFSKYGPLSAVNIVYDQQSRRSRGFAFVYFETSEDSKEAKERANGMELDGRRIRVDFSITKRAHTPTPGIYMGRPTYGGGGGGGGGSSSSSGGSSRRASRDCDRGYDRGYDRGYDRDYDRYDDRDYKSCRRRSPSPYYSRGYRSRSRSRSYSPRHY
- the LOC116057566 gene encoding transformer-2 protein homolog alpha-like isoform X3, producing the protein MDSRPGSRSASPQGSAKSTSRSPAHSKDGSRRSRSRSRSRSKSKSRSRSHRSSRRHYSRSRSRSHRRRSRSRSRSWEYRRHRSHSRSPMSNRRRHIGNRANPDPNNCLGVFGLSLYTTERDLREVFSKYGPLSAVNIVYDQQSRRSRGFAFVYFETSEDSKEAKERANGMELDGRRIRVDFSITKRAHTPTPGIYMGRPTYGGGGGGGGGSSSSSGGSSRRASRDCDRGYDRGYDRGYDRDYDRYDDRDYKSCRRRSPSPYYSRGYRSRSRSRSYSPRHY
- the LOC116057566 gene encoding transformer-2 protein homolog alpha-like isoform X1, giving the protein MSDNEKDFREQDSRPGSRSASPQGSAKSTSRSPAHSKDGSRRSRSRSRSRSKSKSRSRSHRSSRRHYSRSRSRSHRRRSRSRSRSWEYRRHRSHSRSPMSNRRRHIGNRANPDPNNCLGVFGLSLYTTERDLREVFSKYGPLSAVNIVYDQQSRRSRGFAFVYFETSEDSKEAKERANGMELDGRRIRVDFSITKRAHTPTPGIYMGRPTYGGGGGGGGGSSSSSGGSSRRASRDCDRGYDRGYDRGYDRDYDRYDDRDYKSCRRRSPSPYYSRGYRSRSRSRSYSPRHY
- the LOC116057566 gene encoding transformer-2 protein homolog alpha-like isoform X4 → MSNRRRHIGNRANPDPNNCLGVFGLSLYTTERDLREVFSKYGPLSAVNIVYDQQSRRSRGFAFVYFETSEDSKEAKERANGMELDGRRIRVDFSITKRAHTPTPGIYMGRPTYGGGGGGGGGSSSSSGGSSRRASRDCDRGYDRGYDRGYDRDYDRYDDRDYKSCRRRSPSPYYSRGYRSRSRSRSYSPRHY
- the LOC116057566 gene encoding transformer-2 protein homolog alpha-like isoform X2, with the translated sequence MSDNEKDFREQDSRPGSRSASPQGSAKSTSRSPAHSKDGSRRSRSRSRSRSKSKSRSRSHRSSRRHYSRSRSRSHRRRSRSRSRSWEYRRHRSHSRSPMSNRRRHIGNRANPDPNNCLGVFGLSLYTTERDLREVFSKYGPLSAVNIVYDQQSRRSRGFAFVYFETSEDSKEAKERANGMELDGRRIRVDFSITKRAHTPTPGIYMGRPTYGGGGGGGGSSSSSGGSSRRASRDCDRGYDRGYDRGYDRDYDRYDDRDYKSCRRRSPSPYYSRGYRSRSRSRSYSPRHY